DNA from Candidatus Thermoplasmatota archaeon:
TGGATGAACTCATTGACAGGATTCTTTTTGCTGCCCATAGAAAAAGCCCTTCCCCAAAAATAGTGATTGGAATAGACCCGGGCTCAACCCCTGGAATAGCCATATTCAGCGACGGCGCGCTATTCCGGCGGTTTACTGCTGGATCTCCACAGGATGCATTAAGTTTTATCAAGTCCTTCGTGAAAAACTGGGAAGGATATGACATCGTACTACGCATCGGGCACGGGGCAAGACTGGTAAGAAACAGAATGATAAATATGCTCCTTGGCATAGCCCCGCGGATAGAAATTGTAAATGAAACTTCTACCACGCCGCCCAACACTCACGACGATATGTTGGCCGCCTCCGCTATTGCCTTGACCCCCGGCAGGGCTGTCAACTGCAAGCTTTCGCTCGAGCCCAGGGATGGCGAAATAAGGGACACACAGAGAAAAAGCAGGATATTGAGTAAAGATGTTACTATATCCAAAGAACTTGCAAAAAAAGTCCTAAAAGGGGAGATAGAGATAAAAAAAGCTATAGAAAAACAGAGAGGGAAGTGATTTTACAGAGAAACTTTATCCGAAATTCTGCCTTCTCTACTATAGTACTTAATAAGACGCCTTATCTTGGATTCTATGAGTTGGAGTTTTCTTTTGTTGTGAATGTCCCTTGGATTTGCCGATAAATGATCTTTAAGTTTTTCTCTTTTGGTGAGGAGATTATCTAGATCTTCGGGCACATCTGGCAACAGGTCATGTTCTTTCAAGATTTTATCGAGTTTTTTCCCGGTTGCAGCCTTTATATCTGGCACGCCATATCCATCTCTGAGAACGATCCCTATCATGGACGGACTTTTTCCTTCTTCTGCCATCTTGATTATCTTTTTCTCGATTTCCTTTGGGCCAAGTCCCCACTGAGGGTGCTTCCTTTCTATGGGATGCTTTGAAGATGACTTTCCCTTTTTCCTTGAATGCATCCTTGCCATGGAAGGCTGAATGAATATTTCATATATAAATATGGTGGAGAAAGTAAAATCAATAAAAAATGTTAAAAAGGGTGGCCTTTTACCACCCCATGGCAAAATTTCCAGAGGCAGAAGCAAGACTGCTAAACAAGCTCATATGTATGAAATGTGGCGCCAGAAACGCACCAAGAGCAGAGAGATGCAGAAAATGCGATTCCAAGGATTTACGTTCGAAATCGAGATGGGCTTAATTATATCTTAACTACTATTGGATTTACACCCGGGATTCACACATTTTTTCCATTTTCTCTTATAAATTATCGTTACAATCGGAGCACCGCAATACTGGCAGCAGCCTCCTTCAAAAATTACGTTGCCCTTCTGCGGCAGTGGATAGCTGTTATTGCACTTTGGAAAATTAGAACATCCAATAAATCGCTTTCCCTTCCGGGATTTTATTATAGTGAGGTCGCCGCCACATTTATTGCATTTCCCAGCAAAATTCTGTTTAGACATGGCATCTTTTATGACCTTCCCTATGGCATCTTTCCTCTCTTCCATCATTTTGATTGCTCTCCTCAGCAAATCCCTGGACTCATCAACAACTTGTTTCAAACTTTTCTTTCTTTCCGCTATTTCGTTCATTTCTTTCTCCAGCTCAGCTGTCATGTCAGGCTTTGTTATTATTTCCGCATTTTTTTCCAGAGCTTCTATAACCGCCCTGCCGGCGAGAGTGGGCATTATTCTTTTCCCTTTTATGTAATTCCTGTAATAAAGCTTCTCTATGATTTCATGCCTTGTTGATTTAGTGCCTAGGTTATTCTTTTCCATCTCTGCCAACAGAGAGCCCTGGCTGTACCTGCCCGGAGGTTTGGTCTCCTTCTTCATCTTTTTTATCGCGATGACATCAATTTCTTCTCCTTCTTTTAATTTCAAAATTTGTTCGCTGGTCTTCAGGTAGGTGTAAATTTCTTTCCAGTTTTTTTCAATGATTTCATATCCATCGGCCGCAAACTGCTCACCGCCGACATCGATTTCCGCCTTTGATACTTCCACAACAGCATTCTTTGAGAGAGTTGCAAGAAACCTTCTGGTTATCAGTTCATATAGTTTCCAATCCCTTACGTCCATCTTTGTTTTATCGGCAGCATCTACAGGATGTATGGGCGGATGGTCATGACTTATCTTTTTGCCCTTCGTGGGCGTCTTTCTGCCGTTTTCAATTACCTTCCTTACCTCCTCAGGAAAGGCATTTCTGAGTTTTCCGAGTATGGCTCTTATCTGCATGCCGGGCGGATAAACGGTATTATCTGTACGGGGATATGATATCAGCCCCTTCATGTAAAGCGATTCTGCTATTTTCATTGCAGATGCAGCGGTGAAACCGAGCCTGGATGCCTCGCGCAGAAAAGAAGTCGTGTCAAAAGGAGATGGCGGATATTCTTCCTTCCTCTCCCTCTGATATAGTGTTACCCTCCCTTTAGTTATTCCCTTTATTTTATCGTATATCGCATCTGCCTTTTCTTTCTCCCAAAATTTTCCATGGGCGTGATAAGCTGTAAATTGAATTTCATTGGAAATCATATCTGCCCCTATCATCCAGTAGGGCACGGGAATAAACTTTTCTATTTCTTTTTCCTTATCCACTATCAATGCGAGGGTTGGAGACTGGACACGCCCAACCGACAAAAAATCCCTGCCAAGTTGATTTGATGCAAGGGATATAAACCTCGTCAGGCTTGCCCCCCATGCAAGGTCGATTATCCGTCTTGCCTCTGCGGATTCCGCCAGGTTGTAATCCACACGGGCAGGGTTGTCAAATGTTTTTTTAATTTCCTGGGGTATAAGAGAACTGAATTTTGCCCTTTCCGCATCAAATTTTTTCGGTAAAATTTCAAGTCCTTCCACCCCTATAAGCTCGCCTTCCCGGTCATAATCAGTTGCAACTATTACCCTGTCCACCCCTTCAGCCAGCTTTTTGAGAGCATCGGCTATATTCCTGTTGCTTACCTTTTTTATCGGCTCTATATCAACCAATTTCAATGGAGAAATTCCGTCCCATCTGTTGTATTGCTGAGGATAATCCAATTTTATGATGTGCCCCCTCAATCCTATAACCCTCCATTCATCGCCATTAAACATATAATAGGGGATCCCATTCAACCTCGATGTGCTAACCTTCCCATTTGACAGGATATATGCTATTCTTCTGGCAGCCATATCTTTCTCGCATATTACAAGCATCTTCATTTTTTCCTCTTCAGAACTTCATTCAATCCTTCCAGAAATTCTTTTTCTTTCCCGGGCAGTATGCTCGCACCAGCCGCCACGGGATGCCCGCCGCCGCTTCCGCCGACAGAATTTGCTGCTGTATACATGCCTTCTGCCAGGTCAAATCCTTCATTCACCAATTTTTCGCTGCTTCTCCCAGATACATCAACTTTTTCATCCTTAACGGAAAGAGCGATAACGGGCTTATCCTTGCTGAAGTTGGGAAGATATTGCATGGCCAATCCAGCAATGACACCGTTAAGCGGGGATTTTTTTGTATGAAAGTAACTTAAATGTGACATTTCCCCCGGCTTTTCTTTTTCAAGTTCTTTTATTTCATGCCTTATCGTTTCCCTGTATCGTGCCTGTATTTTTTCCACTTTTTTTATGGACTGGCTGTTACCAAGGCATAGTGCAATACCAATGGATTCCTCATTCTCGCGAGCACAGGCATTTAATTTTGATGTCAAATCATATAAATTCCCATAATTTTTTCCGTAGGGCACGAAGCGAGTTAAGCTCACCGTTTCAGCACCCTGCTCAACAAGTTTGAGTGTTAATGCCGACAGAAGTTTTTTCTTTTCTTTTTCATCCAATTCAATAATTTTTTTTAACGGGTCAATTCCCAGATTCTGAAGAAAGCGTATAACTCCGTTACCTGAAAAGCCCGTAAAATACGGTTCAATGGACTGCTCCAGGGCATCCATCAAGCTCTTTTCCTGAGAAAAAACCACCTCTTCTTTCATCTGTATGTAACCGGCCTCAACAGCATTTTCCAGAATTTTTTTATTGTACCCCGTAAAGCCTCCTTTATCCTGCTTATCACCTATCGCACCGGAAATTGCAAGCTGGGCCAGGTCTGCATTGTTGCTGTCCATGGCAAGAGAAAGGACGAAAGTGGCAGTAGCACCGCATACTTCCGTGCTGCCGTTCATACCGTAAAGGCGCGCGTTCAGGTTTATGCCATTGGACATCTTGCCCTTAGCCATGTGATGGTCGCAGAGTATGACCCTGCATTTCAATCTCTCCAGTTCTTCCAGATTTGTACTTCCTATATCGCAAAATATGGCCAGGTCATTTTCTTCATTATCCATTCCATCTGTGATGCTTGGGCCTGTTTTTTTTATGGATATGTGAAAGCCGTATCCAGCCCTTGCAAGGGAAATGGCCATGATGGCAGCGGAAGCTACACCGTCTGCATCGCAATGGGAAATCACACGGATGCAGGAGTTCTTTGGCATTGAGAGCACAAGTTCGGATGCATGCTTTGCTGCCCGCTCAAATTCCATGCGGAGAAAGTATCACCTGCATTTTAAAACTTTGGGGAGGATAAAAAAATCGAGATGTTCAGGAATTGCTTGAACACAAAAGTTCAAAAACTACAGAAGTATATACGCATATGAGTACCAGAGATATTAGAAAAATAAAAAGTCCTCTGGACAAAATAAGAATGGAAAGAAATGAAAGAGGTGATATAAAGAATGAGTGAAAAATATTTTGGAGAGAAAAGGAGTTCATCCAGAGGGATGTATATGCGAAGTATTGCAGATATACCGGAGTTATATGAAATTCCCGACCATTTCTTAACGTCCTTCATTTTTCGGGTGAGACTTCTTATCTATAACCTCCGCCTCTTTTAAAGGCATTATCTATCCAGACTTTTTCTTCATCTATAAAATATTCAAATCTATAGTCACCCACTCTCAGTCTATACATATCGTGTTTTTTTCCTTTTAATCTCTTGACGTCAGCACCACTTCTTTTATTATATGGATCATCAGCTAATTTTTTAAGATGTTTTATTAATCTCTCTTTCTCCCCACTTTCATCAAGATATTTTTTAACTCGGGGATGGATAAATATTTCCATTTATACCTCATCCAGGGGGATGTATTGATCTTTTTCTTTCTGTAGTCTTTTCCACCTTTCGTCTATTAATTCTTCGATGTTTAATTCTTCAAAGTAAGCCATCAATCTTTCGATTATATCATTGTAGGATTCGGCTTTATGTCCAAAGTGTTTTAATTTTTCTCTTGTTTCTTTTTTAACTTGAATGGTTGTTGCCATATTATCAATCCATAATAGTTATACGTAGTATATAAATTTTATGTACACCAAACACAAATTATCATATACTCGCCTCACCCGAAAGGACTAAAATGGTCGGGAACTCTGTGATTTTAACAAGTTAAAATCTTGGTGCTATCGCACTCATATAACATTCCTTAGAACTCTTTTTCGTTAGGTAACGAAGTTTTATCCCTTATTCATCTATGTATCACCATCGGTTTTACCTTAAAAAATAGAGATACAATGAGTAAAAGTAATGATACAATGGAGAGGCAATATCCTGAGGCAGGTGACCATTTGCATTCAATCACTTTTTCACTGCTTCCTGGTATTGATATACCCATATTTCCGCTGCCCCAGAAACTGCCTGTTGTGACTTCCGCAACCTGTGACATTCCGTATGAGAAAATAAGGATGGCTGCAATGATTGATGCAATAGCGATGATATGAACCCATTTTTGTTCCATCAGGAAAGAAATGATTGCAACAATCACGGCAAATACGGAAACTGCCAGCACCATAGAAAGCATTGTCCCAAATAGTGAAGGCATTGCCGCAACTTCTCCATTGATGAAGTTATCCGCCCTTCCAATCGTAACCATCTTCGCTGGAACGAGAAAAACATTGGTCGAAATTTTCATTCCTTCACCTTCTCCCGCCATATGCCACCACGGATAAATCGTTGATAGTATCAACACCGCCACGGAGAGGATCATAAAAATTTGACTGAGTGAAAGCTTTTTAATAAAAATCGCGAGAAAAACGGCAGCAGAAACAGCAATGGCCGCGGACAAAATTGCGGGGAAGCAAGGACTTTTTGTTGTCACCATGTTTATTGCCGTATCTTCCGTAACGAAAACATTCCGTTTGCCTATCACTCTGCCGCCATACATTAATGTAACGGCATAATTTCCCGGCGGAATAAACCTTTCATCAACATCTTTCCCATCTCTTTTCATCACTACATCAACATCTTTTATCTCCATGCCCCTTGAATCAAATGGCTTTATTTTCAGGGAATAGACTGCAGGAAATAGAACATCTATTTTTCTTTCATCTGGCACGCTGCAATCCCTGCTTATGGAGAACGACTTGTATCTTATCTGCAGTGTATACGAAGCAGATGGTAAATCTCTGAACAGATATTGTCCCGGAGAAACTTCTTCGCCGCATATCAGCAATTTTCTTTCCATGGAATTACTTGTGAGAACCGGAGTTATTGCCACACCGGGAGGAAATCCGAGGGCATCTCTTACAATAACCTTTAAGTCATTGATTTCCACCTCAATTTTTCTATCAAAAAATGTCGGAAGGCGGATATTTTCTTCGTGTATCAAAAACCCCTTGTAAAATGCCTTTAACGCATACTTTGACGGTGCCGGGGCATTCAAAACCGCCGCTCCTTTTCCGTCGGTCAAATTGCTTGAATATATTTCACCATCCCTTTCCAGGGAAATATCAACACCTTTTATTCCCTCCCCCTCCTGATCAAAAACGTTCAACCTCACTTTTCCTTCAAAACCACAGAGAATATGGATGGTTGAATCCCCGTTAATGTCAACGATTCCCGCCCCCACGTATTTTTTGCTTCCCATACCCCTAAAAATTTTTACAACATATTTTCCCGGCGGCACGCTCGGAAACACCACTTTTTTTATAATGGTAAAATTTTTCCAGTCAAATATCGGCTTTCCATCGACAGTGGAAGTAAAGGGCAGTCGGCTGAGCACTCCTGAAGATACCACAGTGCCATTTCTCCAGAGTTCTGCAGTCAAGGTCGGCAATTTTTTGCCGGTCAGTACGGAGAGTGCCGGAGAAAAAGGCATGGACGGGGCAAAATGGGTAAAAACAACCAGTGAATATCTTTCCGCCCGCCCGCCTTCCACGGTCCCTGTAGCGCACGCCCTGTATGGTATGAGCTTGTGGAATATGTCTGCTTCCTTTTTAACGGATTGCAGGCCCCCATCGGGGGAAGAAAAAAATTCGGCGGTGAATTTTGCTACAAATCCCTTAGGCATCACAAGATCGTGAGTCCCTCCTGCTTCATAAGAATTCCGCCCGCCGCTTACCCCCCCGCCGTCCACCTCCAACCCGGGGATGTTGACCTCCTGGCATTCTGTAGCTGTAACCTGTATGCCGTGGTTGATGGAGACAACGCTGTTGTTTTTGAATATAATGGCATATGCCTTGCCAGATGTGCCGTCATCGATGGAGAACCACGGATTGAGTCCGAGGTCTATGTCATCCTTTGCGGAGAGAAGCCAGTTGTAATCCTCATTTTCTGGATTCTGGTCAAGCATGTACTCATGAACCGTTCCATCTTCGGCATTGATGTGGAGGTAGGGCGGTATATAGCCCAGATTTAATTCCTGTATGGAGGAACTTCTGCATCTTACAGTGAGAAGGTATACATAAAGGCCGTCATCTTCTTCCATTCCATATACTCTGCATTCCTCCAACGCTTCGTGTTTTACCTCGGCCATTAATCTTTTTTCTTTTGAAGGGGAATAGTAGCAGGTATAGAAAGCAGTCGTTTTCATCTTTCCGTCGGATGATGTGCTGATTATTCCAACCCTAGCCATCAAATTGCCATCCACTATTATGTTCTTGGATAACAATTTTTCATCTGTCCCCTTGTCACTTCCCTCATACCAGAACATGGCAAACGATGCAAGCTGCCCCCAGTTAAATGCTTTGAATTCCTTTTTTCCGTCGATCTGCTTTATGACTTTCTGGGACATATCTATTCCAAAAAAAGAGCCTTCCTGACCTATGCCATATATGCAATAGCCGTCCTCGACCACCCTGTAATAATTTAGGTTGATATGGTAGCCGGGAATGGGCTCGTAATAATATGAATCATCTGA
Protein-coding regions in this window:
- a CDS encoding BfmA/BtgA family mobilization protein, which translates into the protein MATTIQVKKETREKLKHFGHKAESYNDIIERLMAYFEELNIEELIDERWKRLQKEKDQYIPLDEV
- a CDS encoding type II toxin-antitoxin system RelE/ParE family toxin, which translates into the protein MEIFIHPRVKKYLDESGEKERLIKHLKKLADDPYNKRSGADVKRLKGKKHDMYRLRVGDYRFEYFIDEEKVWIDNAFKRGGGYR
- a CDS encoding 30S ribosomal protein S15; amino-acid sequence: MARMHSRKKGKSSSKHPIERKHPQWGLGPKEIEKKIIKMAEEGKSPSMIGIVLRDGYGVPDIKAATGKKLDKILKEHDLLPDVPEDLDNLLTKREKLKDHLSANPRDIHNKRKLQLIESKIRRLIKYYSREGRISDKVSL
- a CDS encoding DHH family phosphoesterase, producing the protein MEFERAAKHASELVLSMPKNSCIRVISHCDADGVASAAIMAISLARAGYGFHISIKKTGPSITDGMDNEENDLAIFCDIGSTNLEELERLKCRVILCDHHMAKGKMSNGINLNARLYGMNGSTEVCGATATFVLSLAMDSNNADLAQLAISGAIGDKQDKGGFTGYNKKILENAVEAGYIQMKEEVVFSQEKSLMDALEQSIEPYFTGFSGNGVIRFLQNLGIDPLKKIIELDEKEKKKLLSALTLKLVEQGAETVSLTRFVPYGKNYGNLYDLTSKLNACARENEESIGIALCLGNSQSIKKVEKIQARYRETIRHEIKELEKEKPGEMSHLSYFHTKKSPLNGVIAGLAMQYLPNFSKDKPVIALSVKDEKVDVSGRSSEKLVNEGFDLAEGMYTAANSVGGSGGGHPVAAGASILPGKEKEFLEGLNEVLKRKK
- a CDS encoding 50S ribosomal protein L40e, which gives rise to MAKFPEAEARLLNKLICMKCGARNAPRAERCRKCDSKDLRSKSRWA
- a CDS encoding DNA topoisomerase I; protein product: MKMLVICEKDMAARRIAYILSNGKVSTSRLNGIPYYMFNGDEWRVIGLRGHIIKLDYPQQYNRWDGISPLKLVDIEPIKKVSNRNIADALKKLAEGVDRVIVATDYDREGELIGVEGLEILPKKFDAERAKFSSLIPQEIKKTFDNPARVDYNLAESAEARRIIDLAWGASLTRFISLASNQLGRDFLSVGRVQSPTLALIVDKEKEIEKFIPVPYWMIGADMISNEIQFTAYHAHGKFWEKEKADAIYDKIKGITKGRVTLYQRERKEEYPPSPFDTTSFLREASRLGFTAASAMKIAESLYMKGLISYPRTDNTVYPPGMQIRAILGKLRNAFPEEVRKVIENGRKTPTKGKKISHDHPPIHPVDAADKTKMDVRDWKLYELITRRFLATLSKNAVVEVSKAEIDVGGEQFAADGYEIIEKNWKEIYTYLKTSEQILKLKEGEEIDVIAIKKMKKETKPPGRYSQGSLLAEMEKNNLGTKSTRHEIIEKLYYRNYIKGKRIMPTLAGRAVIEALEKNAEIITKPDMTAELEKEMNEIAERKKSLKQVVDESRDLLRRAIKMMEERKDAIGKVIKDAMSKQNFAGKCNKCGGDLTIIKSRKGKRFIGCSNFPKCNNSYPLPQKGNVIFEGGCCQYCGAPIVTIIYKRKWKKCVNPGCKSNSS